A genome region from Perca fluviatilis chromosome 20, GENO_Pfluv_1.0, whole genome shotgun sequence includes the following:
- the LOC120549126 gene encoding insulinoma-associated protein 2: protein MPRGFLVKRNRRCSASHRSRNNRSNKPVTYYGDRDRNNSDDSEVTKPEAARENGVLNVSPFERTDGLLPVSREDSAGVREAWSPHVESALEAEADRRAQLPETEQQVSEVDVLTPDSDFSCFFPAPPLPPRDVTLTESCSPVKPVGTRLQEHQEEGHKLFPGKCLTSPPVSELPELPFLVSSTPTSVSASIERLLAGSSRHAPSYGPNGKYDPNIGHVHLFPPLTLMQEQHHAARKRSFLEQDQRLNGNRHHKQSAGNPSKKPKVNRKLNFEDEVTTSPVLGLRIKKESPELRRQREKSSALNGNQPLGEFICQLCKEEYLDPFSLAQHKCSRIVRVEYRCPECEKVFSCPANLASHRRWHKPRPVNNQGGETQTNKSQLLKEAREMEGKENELLRINTNQHHDALDSSRIRREPSLLLLHGRSRDSPDSDSLAPPPYDSSLHYRNPVEGCQDLQQQQVRAADSPPSSLLLLNCNPDERADLQQQPSLPHPPLQFVQSLPEEEVYECRYCGKKFRRQAYLKKHLAAHEMAARGSPPPSPYGQARETGGGQSQVFLCHLCGARFPSVEIRDKHRLWHAMRDELLAGTLGGGLRPDVFHAQGDERSPGECEQQQQQQQQQQQQQQIFTCKHCPSTFFSSPGLARHINKSHPTENRHVMLLQMTVRP from the coding sequence ATGCCTCGAGGATTCTTGGTTAAGAGAAACCGGCGATGTTCGGCGTCACACCGGTCACGAAATAACAGGAGCAACAAACCTGTAACATATTACGGTGACCGTGACAGGAACAACAGTGATGACTCTGAAGTGACAAAACCGGAGGCGGCCAGGGAGAACGGTGTGCTGAACGTTTCTCCGTTTGAACGGACAGATGGACTTCTCCCGGTGTCCCGCGAAGACTCCGCCGGTGTCAGAGAGGCGTGGAGCCCGCACGTGGAGTCCGCGCTGGAGGCCGAGGCGGACCGGCGCGCTCAGTTACCGGAGACCGAGCAGCAGGTGAGCGAGGTGGACGTTTTGACTCCCGATAGTGATTTCTCCTGCTTCTTCCCAGCTCCCCCTCTACCCCCACGCGACGTGACATTAACAGAGTCCTGCAGCCCAGTTAAACCGGTCGGCACGAGACTGCAGGAACACCAAGAGGAAGGACATAAGTTGTTCCCCGGGAAGTGCCTGACATCACCCCCAGTGTCGGAGTTACCGGAGCTGCCGTTCCTGGTGAGCTCCACGCCGACCTCCGTGTCCGCTTCTATCGAGAGGCTCCTTGCGGGCAGCAGCCGCCACGCACCGTCCTACGGTCCCAATGGCAAATATGACCCGAATATTGGTCACGTGCACTTGTTCCCGCCACTGACACTGATGCAGGAGCAGCATCACGCGGCGAGGAAACGCTCGTTCCTCGAACAGGACCAACGCTTGAACGGCAACAGACACCACAAACAGTCGGCGGGCAACCCGTCAAAGAAACCCAAAGTAAACCGAAAACTCAACTTCGAGGACGAGGTCACGACCTCGCCGGTTTTGGGTCTGCGGATCAAGAAGGAGAGTCCCGAGCTGAGGAGGCAGCGGGAGAAGTCGTCTGCTCTCAACGGGAACCAGCCGCTGGGAGAGTTCATCTGCCAACTTTGCAAAGAGGAGTACCTCGACCCTTTCTCCCTCGCGCAGCACAAGTGCTCCCGTATAGTGCGCGTGGAGTACCGGTGCCCCGAGTGCGAGAAAGTCTTCAGCTGTCCCGCCAACTTGGCATCCCACCGCCGTTGGCACAAACCTCGTCCGGTAAACAACCAAGGAGGAGAGACTCAGACGAACAAGAGTCAGCTGTTAAAAGAGGCACGAGAGATGGAGGGCAAAGAGAACGAGCTGCTGCGCATAAACACCAATCAGCACCACGACGCGCTGGACAGTTCCCGCATCAGGCGCGAGCCGTCCCTGCTGCTGCTCCACGGTCGGTCCCGGGACAGCCCCGACAGCGACAGCCTCGCGCCCCCTCCCTATGACTCCTCGCTCCATTACCGGAACCCGGTGGAAGGCTGCCAggacctgcagcagcagcaggtgagAGCGGCGGACAGCCCACCCTCGAGCCTCCTTCTACTGAACTGCAACCCAGACGAGCGCGCGGACCTGCAACAGCAGCCGTCGCTCCCGCATCCTCCTCTACAGTTCGTCCAGTCCTTACCGGAGGAGGAAGTGTACGAGTGCCGGTACTGTGGGAAGAAATTCCGCCGACAGGCTTACCTGAAGAAACACCTGGCCGCGCACGAGATGGCAGCGCGAGGGTCTCCGCCCCCGTCGCCCTACGGCCAGGCGCGCGAGACCGGCGGAGGACAGAGCCAGGTGTTCCTGTGTCACCTCTGCGGCGCGCGCTTCCCGTCGGTTGAAATCAGGGACAAGCACCGTCTGTGGCACGCGATGAGGGACGAGTTGCTGGCGGGAACATTGGGAGGCGGACTCAGACCGGACGTCTTCCATGCGCAAGGAGACGAGCGCAGCCCAGGGGAAtgcgagcagcagcagcagcagcagcagcagcagcagcagcagcagcagatcttCACGTGCAAGCACTGTCCGTCCACATTCTTCAGCTCCCCGGGGCTCGCGAGACACATCAACAAATCTCATCCCACAGAGAACCGGCATGTGATGCTGCTGCAGATGACGGTGCGACCGTAA
- the nfkbiab gene encoding nuclear factor of kappa light polypeptide gene enhancer in B-cells inhibitor, alpha b — MDLHRTSILNQMDYSRDSKEGKPAPSTEERLDSGLDSLKEEEYQAVAAEIRRLQVECEPTKHHQHLAETGELHEWKTQITEDGDTLLHLAIIHEAKDYIRKMIDLSKDTDFLNTQNDQRQTPLHLAVITNQADVCQRLLLSGCDPTLVDDSGDTPLHIACRHGNLLCFSVLTQNCQPAHLHTVMAACNYHGQNCLHLASVQGFLSLVENMVNLGADINAKEQRNGRSALHLAVDQQNLSLVKLLLKKGADPNLLTSGGHTPFHLTYGRNDDNIRKELYSLTNPDLRELPDSESDDSEEEEGEESDDDEEVGYDDIQWNGH; from the exons ATGGACCTCCACCGGACCAGTATATTAAACCAAATGGATTACAGCCGGGATTCCAAAGAAGGGAAGCCAGCTCCGTCGACAGAGGAGCGACTCGACAGCGGTTTGGACTCGCTGAAAGAGGAGGAGTACCAGGCTGTGGCGGCCGAGATCCGTCGGCTCCAGGTGGAATGTGAGCCGACGAAGCACCATCAACATCTCGCTGAAACCGGAGAACTGCACGAATGGAAAACACAGATCACAGAAGACGGAGACACGT TGCTCCACCTGGCCATCATCCACGAGGCCAAGGACTATATCAGAAAAATGATAGACCTGTCCAAGGACACAGACTTCCTCAACACACAAAATGACCAAAGACAG ACTCCTCTCCACCTAGCGGTAATAACGAACCAGGCGGACGTGTGTCAGCGCCTCCTGTTATCCGGCTGCGACCCCACGCTTGTGGACGACAGCGGGGACACGCCTCTTCACATCGCCTGTCGCCATGGTAACCTGCTGTGCTTCAGCGTCCTAACACAGAACTGTCAGCCAGCGCATCTACACACCGTGATGGCTGCCTGCAACTATCATG gTCAGAACTGCCTCCACCTGGCCTCAGTTCAGGGTTTCCTGTCACTGGTGGAGAACATGGTGAATCTAGGAGCTGACATTAATGCAAAG GAACAGCGGAACGGTCGCAGTGCACTGCACCTGGCCGTGGACCAGCAGAATCTCTCACTGGTCAAACTGCTGCTGAAGAAAGGAGCAGACCCCAACCTCCTGACCTCTGGAGGCCACACTCCCTTCCACCTCACCTACGGTCGCAACGACGACAACATCCGGAAAGAACTGTACTCGCTGACCAACCCTGACCTGAGGGAGCTGCCTGACAGCGAATCAGATGACagcgaggaagaggagggcgaggagtctgatgatgatgaggag